The following coding sequences lie in one Aspergillus puulaauensis MK2 DNA, chromosome 3, nearly complete sequence genomic window:
- a CDS encoding putative MFS multidrug transporter (COG:G;~EggNog:ENOG410PIQX;~InterPro:IPR020846,IPR011701,IPR036259;~PFAM:PF07690;~TransMembrane:13 (i47-66o86-106i113-131o143-164i171-196o202-223i244-265o271-287i307-330o342-365i377-395o401-422i512-530o);~go_function: GO:0022857 - transmembrane transporter activity [Evidence IEA];~go_process: GO:0055085 - transmembrane transport [Evidence IEA]) → MATRRESDAEAILEQASHDEQTPLITRDSDSTELPTAPVPLSFRRGLTILLTMGALIFIQAINMSMMTTAQSQIATDLDAFDDTTWFNSAFMIAASCTTPIAGRLAQIFTPRVYVLFSCILLAIGLLITAVSPSLSVFLLGRAFSGTGAGGLMVTGIILTLDLVHKNRRGIFIGIVNFGMTFGVSLGAVLAGLVVPVLGWRIIFWVQAAATLVLGPTLFFAIPSHSHHGPGTTKTASLLQKLKNVDYAGALTLALSILLLLFSLASPKIPILPIGLSLVLFAVFWIIESKFTAEPIVPTEVLKARSVMFTCLAALAAMTARWAVLFYSPVYAMAVRGWSPASAGLILTPTNAGFGVGGLLVGWLHIRHGEGYYWSNIIVYLLFAFSNLVLVGLSTQTSHTAVYVTAMFVNGFAIGASMNYTFAHILYLTKTEVHYIVTALVGMSRGFAGSFGSAMGGGFFQRELKAGLEDGFARHGLSGKEGLVRKLLGSPALVRSLTGVEREVATQSYEHAIQMLLLGGFVIMVVASLVQAGTGWTPPPEEPAAENVENSRGGD, encoded by the exons ATGGCTACACGCCGTGAATCCGATGCCGAGGCTATCCTCGAGCAGGCCTCCCACGATGAGCAGACGCCTCTGATCACACGCGACTCCGACTCAACGGAGCTGCCCACGGCTCCTGTCCCATTGTCGTTCAGACGAGGCTTGACAATTCTCCTTACCATGGGGGCATTGATATTCATCCAGG CCATCAACATGTCGATGATGACAACGGCTCAGTCTCAGATCGCTACCGATCTAGATGCCTTTGACGATACTACTTGGTTCAATTCGGCGTTCATG ATCGCCGCGTCGTGTACAACGCCTATAGCAGGGCGACTGGCTCAGATATTCACGCCTCGCGTCTACGTTCTCTTTTCCTGCATTCTGTTAGCAATTGGCCTATTAATCACGGCTGTATCTCCGAGCCTATCCGTCTTCCTTCTGGGTCGGGCTTTTAGCGGCACCGGCGCCGGTGGATTAATGGTCACTGGAATTATTCTGACTCTGGATCTCGTACATAAAAACCGAAGAGGCATATTCATCGGTATAGTCAATTTCGGAATGACCTTTGGGGTCTCTTTGGGGGCAGTTCTGGCTGGTCTAGTAGTCCCAGTACTTGGATGG CGAATCATCTTCTGGgtccaggctgctgccaCTTTGGTGCTTGGGCCGACGTTGTTTTTTGCTATCCCTTCGCATTCACATCACGGCCCGGGAACCACAAAAACAGCTTCTTTGCTTCAAAAGCTGAAGAACGTAGATTATGCCGGTGCATTGACCTTG GCACTCTCTATCCTCCTCTTGCTATTTAGTCTTGCTTCCCCAAAAATACCGATCTTGCCCATCGGTCTCTCTCTCGTCTTGTTTGCTGTATTTTGGATTATCGAGTCCAAGTTCACCGCTGAACCCATAGTCCCAACCGAAGTACTCAAAGCAAGAAGTGTCATGTTCACTTGCCTGGCCGCACTGGCTGCGATGACTGCCCGCTGGGCAGTCCTGTTCTACTCGCCCGTATACGCAATGGCCGTTCGGGGCTGgtctccagcctcagcaggGCTGATTTTAACGCCGACCAATGCCGGCTTCGGCGTCGGAGGCCTATTAGTTGGTTGGCTCCATATTCGTCACGGAGAGGGTTACTACTG GTCAAATATCATTGTATATCTTCTCTTTGCGTTCTCAAACCTCGTACTCGTCGGGCTTTCCACGCAAACTTCACACACTGCCGTCTACGTCACGGCTATGTTCGTAAATGGGTTCGCCATCGGTGCATCTATGAACTATACCTTTGCCCACATCCTATATCTCACTAAAACTGAGGTACATTATATTGTGACCGCCCTTGTCGGTATGTCTCGTGGCTTCGCTGGCAGTTTTGGATCAGCTATGGGTGGTGGCTTTTTCCAGCGTGAACTTAAGGCGGGCTTGGAAGATGGATTCGCTCGACATGGTTTATCTGGAAAAGAGGGACTCGTCCGCAAACTTCTCGGCAGCCCTGCACTAGTGAGGTCTTTGACAGGTGTTGAGAGGGAGGTTGCCACGCAGAGTTACGAGCATGCCATCCAAATGCTTCTCCTTGGTGGCTTCGTAATCATGGTTGTTGCGTCACTTGTTCAAGCTGGAACAGGCTGGACACCACCGCCTGAGGAGCCTGCTGCCGAGAATGTTGAGAATTCGCGTGGGGGGGACTAG
- a CDS encoding enoyl-CoA hydratase/isomerase family protein (COG:I;~EggNog:ENOG410PKMS;~InterPro:IPR001753,IPR029045,IPR014748;~PFAM:PF00378,PF16113;~go_function: GO:0003824 - catalytic activity [Evidence IEA]) gives MASNYSPKYFNITFPQEYVAHVEINRPNQLNAFFEAMWIELGHTFTQLSTDPSVRSIVLSGAGDKAFTAGLDVKAASQGLLSDNSSVSDSARKAVHLRREIASFQECVSSLEKCEKPVIVVLHGFSLGLAIDLSTAADVRVCAKNVQFAVKEVDIGLAADVGTLSRLPKVVGNFGWVKDVCLTARLFGAEEALRVGFVSQVYDEKEGAVRAAIEHAGLMASKSPIAVQGTKELLNWSRDHTVQDGLRYTTVWNSAALQTGDVQAALLSGIQKRKPTFEKL, from the exons atggcctccaactACTCACCAAAATACTTCAACATCACATTCCCCCAAGAATATGTCGCGCACGTCGAAATCAACCGGCCGAACCAGCTCAATGCGTTCTTCGAAGC CATGTGGATCGAACTCGGCCACACCTTTACCCAACTCTCCACCGACCCCTCCGTCCGCTCAATAGTCCTCTCTGGCGCCGGGGACAAGGCATTCACAGCAGGCCTGGACGTAAAGGCCGCCTCGCAGGGCCTCCTCTCCGATAACTCCTCAGTCTCGGACTCCGCCCGCAAAGCCGTACATCTGCGCCGCGAGATTGCCTCCTTCCAAGAGTGCGTCTCCTCGCTCGAGAAGTGCGAGAAGCCCGTTATCGTCGTGCTGCACGGCTTCTCACTCGGTCTGGCGATTGATCtctccacggcggcggatgTGCGGGTCTGCGCGAAGAACGTTCAGTTCGCTGTCAAGGAGGTAGATATTGGTCTTGCCGCGGATGTGGGCACGTTGAGCCGGCTGCCGAAGGTTGTTGGGAACTTTGGCTGGGTGAAGGATGTTTGTCTGACGGCCAGGCTGTTTGGGGCCGAGGAGGCGCTGCGCGTCGGGTTTGTGAGCCAGGTgtatgatgagaaggagggggCTGTGCGTGCTGCGATTGAGCATGCAGGACTTATGGCGAGTAAGAGTCCAATTGCGGTGCAGGGGACCAAGGAGTTGTTGAATTGGTCAAGGGATCATACGGTCCAGGATG GTCTCCGATACACGACAGTCTGGAACAGTGCTGCGCTGCAGACGGGCGACGTCCAGGCGGCGTTATTATCTGGTATCCAGAAGCGGAAGCCAACCTTCGAGAAGTTGTAA
- the tfb5 gene encoding TFIIH complex subunit TFB5 (COG:K;~EggNog:ENOG410PTG7;~InterPro:IPR035935,IPR009400;~PFAM:PF06331;~go_component: GO:0000439 - transcription factor TFIIH core complex [Evidence IEA];~go_process: GO:0006289 - nucleotide-excision repair [Evidence IEA];~go_process: GO:0006367 - transcription initiation from RNA polymerase II promoter [Evidence IEA]): MPRAVRGVLIECDPSVKAIILKYDEERHDYIVEDLDDDRHLVIKESQLQNLKLRLGRELDEKVMQPDESESE; the protein is encoded by the exons ATGCCGCGCGCTGTGCGAG GGGTCCTTATCGAATGCGATCCGTCGGTGAAGGCCATTATTCTCAAATATGACGAAGAGCGACACGACTATATCGTCGAAGACCTAGATGATGACCGCCACCTGGTTATCAAGGAGAGTCAATTACAGAACCTGAAGTTACGGTTGGGAAGG GAACTTGATGAGAAAGTCATGCAGCCTGATGAGTCGGAGTCCGAATAA
- a CDS encoding putative copper amine oxidase (COG:Q;~EggNog:ENOG410PF88;~InterPro:IPR000269,IPR015798,IPR016182,IPR036460;~PFAM:PF01179;~go_function: GO:0005507 - copper ion binding [Evidence IEA];~go_function: GO:0008131 - primary amine oxidase activity [Evidence IEA];~go_function: GO:0048038 - quinone binding [Evidence IEA];~go_process: GO:0009308 - amine metabolic process [Evidence IEA];~go_process: GO:0055114 - oxidation-reduction process [Evidence IEA]) yields MAPHPLAILSEEEINLARDIVVAQHPHTVIDFREIYLQEPPKDQLLEFLAIEHAGRLSPTTPRPLRLALCQYDVIGSDRVPSYEETVVDVVAGKSVKHHVVGKEHHAALTVSEFDVLVERCFASPMFQQALAEFDLPEGFEVIIEPWPYGGLDLVEPNRRFFQGLCFAQDATKKNPDVNFYSYPLPLIPVLDAHTQEIIRVDRPATGGKGEGLRDQTFKRDIIGHCKGSDYVPELLPEGTRKDLKPLNVVQPEGPSFRITNESLVEWQKWRFRVAFNPREGATIHDVWYDGRSVMHRLSISEMTVPYADPRPPFHRKQAFDFGDGGGGNMANNLSIGCDCLGVIKYFDAVITGPDGTAQKLPNAICLHEQDGGIGWKHSNWRTGRAVVTRNRELVVQFIITLANYEYVFAYKFDQSAGITVESRATGILNVVNIDAGKVSEYGNVVSGGVLAQNHQHIFCVRIDPAIDGAKNSVQVEESRPVQMNEATNPNGNFYKVNTETLERACYFDAAPELNRVVRMVNPHKINPISKKPVGYKFTPLATQRLLADPNSIQAQRAQFAQHHVWVTKHRDGELYAGGRYTLQSQKEVEGVSDAVKRGDSVSDTDVVVWSTFGITHNPRVEDWPVMPVETFQLMIRPADFFTANPSLDVPSGKNAASRVVGSSECCRNAHI; encoded by the exons ATGGCCCCTCACCCCCTTGCAATCCTCtctgaggaggaaatcaaccTCGCTCGCGACATTGTTGTCGCTCAGCACCCCCACACTGTCATTGATTTCCGCGAGATCTATCTTCAAGAGCCTCCCAAAGACCAGCTCCTTGAGTTTCTTGCCATTGAGCACGCCGGCCGCCTCAGCCCGACAACGCCCCGACCTCTCCGGTTGGCCCTATGTCAGTACGATGTTATCGGCTCTGACCGAGTGCCGTCATACGAGGAAACGGTAGTAGACGTGGTGGCGGGGAAGAGTGTCAAACACCATGTTGTTGGAAAAGAGCATCATGCTGCCCTGACAGT GAGCGAATTCGATGTGCTTGTGGAACGCTGCTTCGCCTCGCCAATGTTCCAACAAGCCCTCGCTGAGTTCGACCTGCCAGAAGGTTTCGAGGTTATTATCGAGCCCTGGCCATATGGTGGACTTGATCTAGTTGAGCCTAACCGACGGTTCTTCCAAGGTCTATGTTTTGCCCAAGATGCAACGAAGAAGAACCCAGATGTCAATTTCTACTCATaccctctccctctcatTCCCGTCCTGGACGCCCACACCCAAGAGATTATCAGAGTCGACCGCCCTGCCACAGGTGGCAAAGGAGAGGGACTACGGGATCAGACTTTCAAACGCGACATCATTGGTCACTGTAAGGGATCGGACTACGTTCCCGAGTTGCTTCCTGAGGGCACAAGGAAGGACCTGAAGCCTCTCAATGTGGTCCAGCCTGAGGGCCCATCATTCCGCATCACGAACGAGTCGCTTGTTGAGTGGCAGAAGTGGCGCTTCCGCGTTGCTTTTAACCCTCGCGAAGGTGCGACTATCCACGACGTGTGGTATGACGGCCGCAGTGTCATGCACCGCCTGAGTATCAGTGAGATG ACTGTTCCATACGCCGACCCTCGTCCCCCCTTCCACCGTAAACAGGCGTTTGACTTCggcgatggtggtggtgggaaCATGGCAAACAATCTTTCTATCGGCTGTGACTGTCTTGGAGTCATCAAGTACTTTGACGCTGTTATAACCGGACCCGACGGCACTGCTCAGAAGCTTCCGAATGCCATTTGCCTGCACGAGCAGGATGGTGGCATCGGCTGGAAACACTCCAACTGGCGGACAGGCCGTGCTGTGGTGACTCGCAACCGTGAACTCGTTGTACagttcatcatcaccctAGCAAACTACGAGTACGTCTTCGCCTACAAATTCGACCAGTCAGCCGGCATCACCGTGGAGTCCCGGGCGACCGGTATTCTAAATGTTGTCAACATCGACGCCGGAAAGGTCAGCGAATACGGAAATGTGGTCAGCGGAGGTGTCCTGGCACAGAACCACCAGCACATTTTCTGTGTGCGCATCGACCCCGCCATCGATGGAGCGAAGAACTCAGTGCAGGTCGAAGAATCGCGCCCTGTTCAGATGAACGAGGCCACCAACCCTAACGGAAACTTCTACAAGGTCAACACCGAGACCCTGGAGAGAGCGTGCTACTTCGACGCTGCACCTGAGTTGAACCGCGTGGTTAGGATGGTTAACCCGCACAAGATCAACCCTATCAGCAAGAAGCCCGTTGGATACAAGTTTACCCCATTGGCTACTCAACGACTTCTAGCGGATCCGAATTCCATCCAAGCCCAGCGTGCGCAATTCGCACAGCACCATGTCTGGGTGACCAAGCACCGGGATGGCGAGCTATACGCTGGAGGACGCTACACgctgcagagccagaaggAAGTGGAAGGTGTATCAGATGCTGTTAAGCGAGGTGATTCCGTCAGCGATACTGATGTTGTCGTCTGGAGTACTTTCGGCATTACACACAACCCCCGCGTGGAGGACTGGCCTGTCAT GCCTGTAGAAACATTCCAACTCATGATTAGACCGGCCGACTTCTTCACGGCCAACCCATCCTTGGATGTGCCCTCGGGAAAGAACGCGGCCTCGAGAGTAGTAGGCTCATCGGAGTGCTGTCGGAATGCGCACATCTAG
- the HSP30 gene encoding Hsp20/alpha crystallin family protein (COG:O;~EggNog:ENOG410PQI6;~InterPro:IPR008978,IPR002068;~PFAM:PF00011), with product MSLFRTVPTAGDFSPLFRLLDDYDTHRSTKSQNTVRSFAPRFDVRESNDAYHLDGELPGIPQNNIDIEFTDPQTLVIKGRAEREYQSANADQQARVETESPTPDEESEVTKVSGEKRVSTTKTSNKPRYWVSERSVGEFQRTFNFPTRVNQDDVKANLNNGILSLVVPKAAPPTSKKITIQ from the coding sequence ATGTCTCTCTTCAGAACTGTTCCCACTGCCGGAGacttctctcctctcttccgCCTCTTGGATGACTACGACACCCACCGCTCCACCAAAAGCCAAAACACTGTGCGCTCCTTCGCTCCTCGCTTCGACGTCCGCGAGAGCAACGACGCCTACCACCTAGACGGTGAACTTCCGGGCATTCCGCAAAacaacatcgacatcgagTTCACCGACCCCCAGACCTTGGTGATCAAGGGCCGCGCTGAGCGAGAATACCAATCCGCCAACGCCGACCAGCAGGCCCGGGTTGAGACTGAATCGCCGACTCCCGATGAGGAAAGCGAGGTCACCAAGGTCTCTGGCGAGAAGCGAGTTTCCACCACCAAAACCAGCAACAAGCCTCGCTACTGGGTTAGCGAGCGCTCTGTCGGCGAATTCCAGCGCACCTTCAACTTCCCGACTCGTGTCAACCAGGACGATGTCAAGGCAAACCTGAACAATGGCATTCTCTCTCTTGTCGTGCCTAAGGCTGCGCCCCCGACCTCGAAGAAAATCACCATTCAGTAA
- a CDS encoding transcription factor domain-containing protein (COG:K;~EggNog:ENOG410Q1YA;~InterPro:IPR036864,IPR007219,IPR001138;~PFAM:PF00172;~TransMembrane:1 (o543-561i);~go_function: GO:0000981 - DNA-binding transcription factor activity, RNA polymerase II-specific [Evidence IEA];~go_function: GO:0003677 - DNA binding [Evidence IEA];~go_function: GO:0008270 - zinc ion binding [Evidence IEA];~go_process: GO:0006351 - transcription, DNA-templated [Evidence IEA];~go_process: GO:0006355 - regulation of transcription, DNA-templated [Evidence IEA]) → MEGHPSKRSSPSEPPRSRKRAKYTQLACNECKRRKLKCDGKPVCSRCTAQNVQCIYTPSSHASANTPATPLGEGREDGGFSNKFRTVDQQIEALHREMRVMSARMRELESVSAGTPSATNNTSISSSSVSAGLQRIMNRPVSPDYIGPTSAEFGITPRRRPVDESDGEELESESTTAPSPAAVSDVEAMSNDPLGCLGKEEALRLVTVYENNVGLMYPCIDLDSVRSYVNDYFKDGPTPPGMTDQDWFFARDAEVLKILLATALLTESHGRSERAALLADSVEDRFATRLKIPEVDMKELLILTLLSIFHSYRDDEVIAWRIIGLAVRGSLQLGLHRQETWLRTGGVFPGELQWTFATRLFWCIYVLDRKWSFGTGLPFAIQDSDMDTNLPEPGAATPYLTCMINYARLSTKIWGLVMGWRSRPKAATSDYCSYLDFQVQQWIQSIPRELRLEQGPLPGGTRSENLDTDPDSTGGIKMLQVLLALQANQLRILVYRQNLLSSESIESNIAGASTAVETAKSTVHMLGYFSRVSDIYFQRPEPFNYFLISALAALFLAVLHAPGRFSQVCRPEFYAAVDMVRRSSTRAPTSRRLQKIIRSLKLIRLNLDSRSQSPNRRQQQKQQQTPSHAPGSVSHIGGGTGLGHTHEPNSRTSMAGIPTPSMHTSPSSIPASHHGRHLHNQPRNTHYSSGLLTPQPSASIWPTSPETATWVDENSCEDLTSFFEMAGGLYFDPRVDPGLENGTGSDLPSQSGVTDALGVFEAEEEALTRVMAGLL, encoded by the exons ATGGAGGGTCACCCGTCGAAGAGGTCAAGTCCTTCGGAACCGCCTCGGAGCAGGAAACGAGCCAAGTACACCCAGCTGGCCTG CAACGAATGCAAGCGTCGGAAATTAAAATGTGACGGGAAACCTGTCTGCTCGCGGTGTACCGCCCAGAATGTCCAATGCATCTACACTCCGAGCAGTCACGCCTCGGCCAATACCCCTGCAACGCCACTGGGCGAAGGCCGCGAAGATGGTGGATTCTCGAATAAGTTTAGAACGGTTGACCAGCAGATTGAGGCGCTGCACCGCGAGATGAGAGTCATGTCGGCGCGCATGCGTGAGCTGGAGTCCGTATCTGCAGGTACGCCGAGCGCTACTAACAATACTTccatctcgtcgtcgtcggttAGTGCGGGCTTACAGCGCATCATGAACCGGCCGGTTTCGCCGGATTATATCGGCCCAACGAGTGCGGAGTTTGGAATTACGCCACGGCGGAGGCCAGTTGATGAaagcgatggcgaggaatTGGAGTCGGAGTCAACGACTGCTCCGAGCCCGGCTGCTGTGTCGGATGTTGAGGCCATGTCGAATGACCCTCTTGGATGTCTGGGCAAGGAGGAGGCACTGAGGCTGGTGACGGTGTACGAGAATAACGTGGGCTTAATGTACCCGTGTATCGACCTTGATAGCGTGCGGAGCTATGTCAATGATTATTTTAAGGATGGACCGACGCCACCTGGGATGACGGATCAGGATTGGTTCTTTGCTAGAGATGCAGAGGTGCTCAAGATACTGCTGGCTACGGCGTTGCTGACCGAGTCTCATGGACGGAGTGAGCGAGCTGCATTGCTGGCGGACAGTGTGGAGGATCGGTTCGCCACGCGCCTCAAGATTCCGGAAGTGGACATGAAGGAATTGCTTATCCTAACCTTGCTG TCTATATTCCACTCATATCGTGACGACGAAGTCATAGCCTGGCGAATAATCGGCTTGGCTGTTCGAGGATCCTTGCAACTAGGGCTTCATAGACAAGAAACCTGGCTACGAACAGGCGGAGTATTTCCCGGTGAGCTCCAATGGACCTTTGCCACACGACTATTCTGGTGTATATATGTCCTGGACCGTAAATGGTCTTTTGGGACCGGCCTCCCATTCGCAATCCAGGATTCAGATATGGACACAAACCTTCCCGAGCCAGGCGCTGCAACGCCATACTTGACATGCATGATAAACTATGCCCGGCTCAGCACCAAAATTTGGGGCCTTGTCATGGGATGGAGGAGTCGGCCCAAGGCTGCAACATCCGACTACTGCTCTTACCTAGACTTCCAAGTCCAGCAATGGATCCAGTCTATCCCGCGTGAACTACGCCTCGAACAGGGCCCTTTGCCGGGTGGAACACGCTCTGAGAACTTAGACACAGACCCAGACTCAACCGGCGGCATAAAAATGCTCCAGGTACTCCTCGCGCTGCAAGCAAACCAACTCCGCATCCTCGTCTAccgccagaacctcctcAGCAGCGAAAGCATCGAGTCCAACATCGCTGGCGCCTCAACAGCAGTCGAAACCGCCAAATCAACAGTACACATGCTCGGTTACTTCTCTCGCGTTTCCGACATCTACTTCCAGCGCCCCGAACCATTCAACTACTTTCTTATCTCCGCGCTGGCCGCCCTCTTCCTTGCTGTCCTCCATGCCCCAGGCCGATTCAGTCAGGTCTGCAGGCCTGAGTTCTATGCGGCAGTGGATATGGTCCGCCGCTCCTCAACGAGAGCACCTACCTCTCGCAGATTGCAGAAGATCATCCGGAGCTTGAAGCTCATCCGCTTGAATCTAGACAGCAGGTCACAGTCGCCGAACAGAAGAcagcaacaaaaacaacagcaGACACCCTCCCACGCACCGGGCTCTGTCTCTCACATTGGCGGGGGAACTGGACTTGGACACACCCATGAGCCGAATTCTCGAACTAGCATGGCCGGTATACCCACGCCCTCCATGCAcacctctccatcttctatACCTGCATCCCACCACGGTCGCCACCTACACAATCAACCAAGAAACACACACTACAGCTCCGGTCTTCTTACACCGCAGCCCTCGGCGTCTATATGGCCCACTTCACCTGAGACAGCCACCTGGGTCGACGAGAATAGTTGTGAAGACCTGACGAGTTTCTTTGAGATGGCTGGTGGGCTGTATTTCGATCCAAGAGTGGATCCAGGCCTTGAAAATGGAACCGGGAGTGACTTACCCTCGCAGAGCGGGGTTACTGATGCCCTTGGGGTGTTTGAGGCTGAGGAAGAAGCGTTGACGAGGGTTATGGCTGGTCTATTGTAG